The Chaetodon trifascialis isolate fChaTrf1 chromosome 16, fChaTrf1.hap1, whole genome shotgun sequence genome includes a region encoding these proteins:
- the capns1a gene encoding calpain small subunit 1a, which produces MFIARKFLSGVIDVVSNIDPAQFVPSDPPPPRRPTVYAEQHESDEEKQFRRVFQQLAGDDMEVSPSELMNILNRIISKHGDLKTDGFSIESCRSMVAVMDSDSTGKLGFHEFKHLWNNIKKWQGLYKAHDTDGSGVIGADELPNAFRAAGFSLNEHLFQMIIRRYSDENGNMDFDNYIGCLVRLDAMCRAFKTLDKDSNGTIKVNVQEWLQLTMYS; this is translated from the exons ATGTTTATCGCTAGAAAGTTTCTTAGTGGCGTCATTGATGTTGTCAG CAACATCGACCCAGCCCAGTTTGTGCCTTCTGACCCT CCTCCACCACGCAGGCCAACCGTATATGCAGAGCAGCATGAGAGTGATGAGGAGAAACAGTTTCGCAGAGTCTTCCAGCAACTCGCTGGGGAT GACATGGAAGTGAGCCCATCTGAGCTGATGAACATCCTCAACAGAATCATTTCAAAGC atgGCGACCTGAAGACAGATGGTTTCAGCATTGAGTCTTGCAGGAGCATGGTGGCAGTCATGGAT AGTGACAGCACTGGAAAACTCGGCTTTCACGAATTCAAACACCTCTGGAACAATATAAAGAAATGGCAG GGACTGTACAAAGCCCATGACACAGATGGCTCCGGTGTCATTGGAGCAGATGAGTTGCCCAATGCTTTCAGAGCTGCTG GCTTCTCCCTCAATGAACACCTGTTCCAGATGATAATTCGCAGGTACAGTGATGAAAATGGGAACATGGATTTTGACAACTACATTGGCTGCCTTGTGAGGCTGGATGCCATGTGCC GTGCCTTCAAAACCCTGGATAAGGATAGCAATGGCACTATCAAGGTCAATGTTCAGGAG TGGCTTCAGCTGACCATGTACTCTTGA